One region of Wyeomyia smithii strain HCP4-BCI-WySm-NY-G18 chromosome 3, ASM2978416v1, whole genome shotgun sequence genomic DNA includes:
- the LOC129730438 gene encoding uncharacterized protein LOC129730438 produces the protein MSNGDHFVVLQTTEAGASWLSVLPHQWVRGNVLLWPTNKANSFYEDASSNPRIHFLQSQQPTAEQYLNAFNSGKEHVTFSPNVISQPFAMHHRQPLRNVPQVFDNDTASQSL, from the exons ATGAGTAATG GAGACCATTTCGTCGTACTGCAAACCACAGAGGCTGGAGCTTCTTGGTTGTCGGTGCTTCCACATCAGTGGGTTCGTGGGAATGTTCTGCTGTGGCCTACCAATAAAGCGAACAGCTTCTACGAGGATGCTTCCTCAAATCCGAGAATACATTTCCTGCAATCACAACAGCCAACGGCTGAACAGTATTTAAACGCATTCAACTCTGGAAAAGAGCATGTTACATTTTCTCCTAATGTTATTAGCCAGCCTTTTGCAATGCATCATAGACAACCGTTGCGAAACGTTCCACAAGTATTTGACAATGACACAGCCAGCCAATCACTCTAG